One Bacteroidales bacterium DNA window includes the following coding sequences:
- a CDS encoding cytidine/deoxycytidylate deaminase family protein, with the protein MEPSATPEKYRRPTWDEYFMELANTAAKRATCDRGRSGCVIVRNKQVLVTGYVGSPLGLPHCDDVGHLLKKVTHEDGRITQHCVRTVHAEQNAICQAAKLGISLDNGTLYCRMTPCRTCAMLIINCGIKRVVCERKYHAGSESEEMFTQAGVTIDFIHHEVEKYDNQ; encoded by the coding sequence ATGGAACCTTCTGCAACCCCTGAAAAATACCGCCGCCCGACCTGGGATGAATACTTCATGGAACTGGCTAACACTGCTGCAAAGCGCGCTACCTGCGATCGTGGTCGCAGTGGGTGTGTTATTGTAAGAAACAAGCAAGTGCTGGTAACCGGTTATGTCGGCTCACCGCTTGGACTGCCCCATTGCGATGACGTTGGCCATCTTCTGAAAAAAGTGACCCACGAAGATGGACGCATCACCCAGCATTGCGTAAGAACCGTCCATGCCGAGCAAAATGCCATCTGCCAGGCAGCCAAATTAGGTATTTCACTTGACAACGGTACTTTATATTGCCGCATGACACCGTGTCGCACTTGTGCCATGCTCATTATCAACTGTGGGATCAAGCGGGTGGTCTGCGAACGCAAATACCACGCCGGCAGCGAATCCGAAGAGATGTTCACCCAGGCCGGCGTAACCATAGATTTCATTCACCATGAAGTGGAAAAATATGATAATCAATAA
- a CDS encoding ketoacyl-ACP synthase III: protein MNTIITGTGSYIPTVVVTNQHFSTNKFYDITGIPFDIPHEEIAEKFIAITGILERRYASEDLLSSDIGAIAAERAIEDAGINKEEIDQIIVAQNFGDVSKGAIQTDSVPSIASRIKHRLNIENPGCVAYDLVFGCPGWIQGMIHAHSFIRSGLAKKCLVIGTETLSRVIDQHDRDSMLYSDGAGACIVEGIESDRPQGFLSSSMASFANEEAYFLYFGKSNIDDSDPNVKYIKMYGRKVYEFALKHVPDAMKESLDKAGVDIHDLKKVLIHQANEKLDSEVIKRFYKLYGIRQVPDYIMPMIIQKLGNSSVATVPTLLDLIRKKQIDGHEFNKGDVIMFASVGAGMNINAITYRY from the coding sequence TTGAACACAATTATAACAGGTACAGGTAGTTACATCCCAACTGTGGTCGTAACCAACCAGCACTTTTCAACCAACAAATTTTATGATATTACTGGTATTCCCTTCGACATTCCGCATGAAGAGATTGCAGAGAAGTTCATTGCCATTACAGGAATACTAGAGCGCCGCTATGCCAGTGAAGATCTGCTTTCGTCCGATATCGGCGCAATTGCTGCTGAGCGCGCCATTGAGGACGCTGGTATCAACAAAGAAGAAATTGACCAGATCATCGTGGCACAAAACTTCGGCGATGTGAGCAAAGGGGCAATACAAACCGACTCTGTGCCAAGCATCGCCTCACGCATCAAACACAGACTAAACATTGAAAATCCCGGCTGCGTGGCTTATGATTTGGTTTTTGGTTGCCCGGGATGGATTCAGGGAATGATTCACGCCCACTCATTCATCAGGTCCGGACTGGCAAAGAAGTGCCTGGTCATTGGCACTGAAACCCTTTCAAGGGTGATCGACCAGCATGATCGTGATTCCATGCTTTATTCTGATGGAGCCGGCGCCTGCATCGTTGAAGGAATTGAATCCGACCGGCCGCAGGGTTTTTTATCTTCGAGTATGGCTTCATTTGCCAATGAGGAAGCGTATTTTCTTTACTTTGGTAAAAGTAATATTGACGATTCCGACCCCAACGTAAAATATATTAAAATGTATGGCCGCAAGGTTTATGAATTTGCATTAAAACACGTGCCGGATGCGATGAAGGAAAGTTTAGACAAAGCCGGTGTGGATATTCACGACCTGAAAAAAGTACTCATTCACCAGGCCAACGAAAAACTGGACTCCGAGGTTATTAAAAGATTTTACAAACTTTATGGCATCAGGCAGGTTCCGGATTATATCATGCCCATGATCATTCAGAAGTTGGGCAACAGTTCCGTGGCTACAGTGCCAACGCTGCTCGATCTGATCAGGAAAAAACAAATCGATGGACATGAATTCAATAAAGGAGATGTGATCATGTTTGCCTCTGTAGGAGCCGGTATGAACATCAACGCTATTACTTACAGGTATTGA